The following proteins are encoded in a genomic region of Coleofasciculus sp. FACHB-T130:
- a CDS encoding S-layer family protein, with product MNPKSWLQQTLQLGLVCTLAIVGALFKVSRLCSQIVPDETLETESSVVVPFAPGFPVEFIFGGATRGSNLFHSFKQFDIGEIRAAYFLSPPEIKNILSRVTGGSRSEILGTLGVIGDANLFLMNPNGILFGSKASLDIGGSFVATTANAIAFDTQGVFSASAPNVPPILTVNPSAFLFNQIAPQPIVIQSEIGLQVPDGRSLLLVGGDIELPAGQLKAPGGSVELGGVAQAATVELNVDGNNLHLNFPAGVQLSDISLTEKAVIDTSGEGSGAIQLSGKRITLTDGSKIEANTIGSKPGGKITVTAQESLELLAGSRLLTQTIGDGAAGDATIETGQLIVKDGSQIGSVTFSTGQGGTLSVSAAKFVELIGTSADGVDVSGLFTQTEGAGAAGNLTLKTDQLTLKDGAQVSVSTVDAGQGGKLSVTAQESVQLIGTSAKGNPSGLFAVTQGGSGAAGNLTIKTGQLIAQDGAQVSASTFGGATGKGGTVSVTADSVQLIGTSKNSDYRSGLLVGTEGSAAAGDLTIETGQLTVQNGAVVSAGTLGEGQGGKLTITAKKSVQLVGTSAQGQASSLLTQTSGAGTAGDLKITTGQLIVQDGAQVNVSSQGTGNAGNLEIEAGSILLDNQAALTATTKSGNGGNITLQVQDLLQLRHGSSISTTAGTDKTGGNGGNMDINAKFIVAVPEENSDITANAFEGRGGNINITTSGIFGSQFRPRLTPESDITASSEFGVNGAVNINTLDVDPSRGLATLPAELVDASGLVAQTCPTGGGLAQSELILTGRGGLPDNPSETRSSSAVWTDWRISQTSRPNRISHAAKASPRSSRSSSTVAKSQTDSPAMPFVEATGWGRNHQGEVVLMAAVSSSPKSLALASQCPR from the coding sequence GTGAATCCTAAAAGCTGGCTCCAGCAGACTTTGCAGTTGGGGCTGGTATGCACGTTGGCGATAGTAGGGGCGCTTTTCAAAGTCAGCCGCTTATGTTCCCAGATCGTACCCGATGAAACTTTAGAAACTGAAAGTTCTGTAGTGGTACCTTTTGCTCCTGGCTTCCCAGTTGAATTCATCTTTGGCGGAGCAACGCGGGGTTCCAATTTGTTCCACAGTTTTAAACAATTCGACATTGGAGAAATCCGAGCCGCCTATTTTCTCTCTCCTCCAGAGATTAAAAACATACTGAGTCGGGTGACAGGAGGGAGTCGTTCCGAGATTCTGGGGACGCTGGGAGTAATTGGCGATGCCAATCTATTTTTAATGAACCCCAATGGGATTCTCTTTGGATCAAAAGCTTCTCTGGATATCGGTGGTTCGTTTGTAGCAACGACAGCGAATGCAATTGCGTTTGACACTCAGGGTGTTTTCAGTGCTTCTGCGCCGAATGTTCCCCCAATTCTGACGGTTAATCCTTCAGCTTTTTTATTTAATCAAATTGCCCCTCAGCCGATTGTCATTCAATCTGAGATAGGTTTACAAGTTCCTGATGGTCGGAGTTTGTTGTTAGTGGGTGGGGATATAGAGTTGCCAGCAGGGCAATTAAAAGCTCCCGGCGGTAGCGTCGAGTTGGGAGGAGTGGCGCAAGCAGCAACCGTAGAGCTAAATGTTGATGGTAACAATCTGCATTTGAATTTTCCGGCAGGGGTGCAACTATCAGATATTTCCCTAACAGAAAAAGCGGTCATTGATACCAGTGGTGAGGGTAGCGGTGCTATCCAGCTTTCAGGCAAGCGGATTACGCTCACCGATGGCTCAAAAATTGAGGCGAACACCATCGGGTCAAAACCAGGAGGGAAGATTACAGTAACTGCACAGGAGTCCCTCGAACTCTTAGCAGGAAGCCGCTTGTTAACCCAGACTATCGGGGATGGCGCGGCTGGAGACGCAACAATTGAAACGGGACAGTTGATTGTCAAAGATGGGTCGCAGATAGGAAGCGTTACTTTTAGCACTGGTCAGGGGGGAACGTTAAGCGTATCTGCTGCAAAGTTTGTGGAACTGATTGGTACTTCAGCAGATGGGGTAGATGTTAGTGGCTTGTTTACTCAAACTGAAGGTGCTGGAGCCGCCGGAAACTTAACGCTGAAAACGGATCAGCTAACTCTCAAAGATGGGGCGCAGGTCTCAGTTTCTACGGTTGATGCAGGTCAGGGCGGAAAATTGAGTGTCACCGCACAAGAGTCCGTACAATTGATTGGCACCTCCGCAAAAGGGAATCCTAGCGGTTTGTTTGCGGTAACTCAAGGTGGCTCCGGAGCTGCTGGAAACTTGACCATTAAAACCGGACAGTTGATTGCCCAGGATGGGGCACAGGTTTCCGCTTCTACTTTTGGCGGCGCGACAGGCAAAGGCGGAACGGTTAGCGTCACCGCAGATTCGGTGCAACTGATAGGAACATCCAAAAATAGTGACTATAGAAGCGGCTTGTTGGTGGGGACGGAAGGGAGCGCCGCAGCTGGAGATTTGACGATTGAAACGGGACAGTTGACTGTCCAGAATGGAGCAGTGGTATCGGCGGGGACTTTAGGGGAGGGTCAGGGAGGAAAATTGACCATCACCGCTAAGAAGTCTGTGCAGTTGGTGGGAACATCGGCTCAGGGGCAAGCCAGCAGCTTGCTGACTCAAACATCAGGGGCTGGAACTGCGGGAGACTTAAAAATTACGACGGGGCAGTTAATTGTCCAAGATGGCGCTCAAGTCAATGTCAGCAGCCAAGGGACGGGAAATGCAGGCAATCTAGAAATCGAGGCAGGTTCGATTCTTTTAGACAACCAAGCCGCCCTCACCGCGACAACCAAATCGGGAAATGGCGGCAATATTACCCTACAGGTGCAGGACTTATTGCAGTTGCGCCACGGCAGTAGCATTTCCACCACCGCAGGCACCGATAAAACAGGTGGAAACGGCGGCAATATGGACATCAATGCCAAATTTATCGTTGCCGTCCCTGAGGAAAATAGCGATATTACTGCGAATGCCTTTGAAGGTCGGGGAGGGAATATCAATATCACCACCTCCGGCATCTTTGGCTCCCAGTTTCGTCCTCGCCTGACGCCAGAAAGTGACATCACCGCGAGTTCGGAATTTGGTGTAAATGGCGCAGTCAATATCAATACTTTGGATGTCGATCCCAGTCGCGGGTTAGCGACTTTGCCAGCAGAATTGGTCGATGCGTCTGGATTGGTGGCACAAACTTGTCCGACTGGTGGGGGGCTTGCACAAAGTGAATTAATCTTGACTGGGCGCGGTGGATTGCCGGACAATCCCAGCGAAACCCGAAGCAGCAGCGCCGTTTGGACAGATTGGCGCATTTCTCAAACAAGTCGTCCAAATCGGATCTCGCACGCTGCAAAAGCTTCCCCTCGTTCAAGTCGTTCAAGTTCTACGGTTGCTAAATCTCAGACTGATTCCCCGGCAATGCCTTTCGTAGAAGCGACTGGATGGGGGAGAAATCATCAAGGTGAAGTCGTGCTGATGGCTGCTGTTTCTTCTTCCCCTAAGAGTTTAGCGTTAGCGTCCCAGTGTCCTCGCTAA
- a CDS encoding CHASE2 domain-containing protein, giving the protein MLPPAPEIPQHYTIWTTAYRRLGVPYRLEAKISQPTNVAKIDDCSLAANVLRDRLNVWLNSEPFRAIREKLLEQLVPADEIRFIIQTEDVQLRKLPWHLWELCDRYPKAEIALSAPVYERVEQLSSPIEKVRILAILGNSTGINTQADRILLEQLPDAEVRFLVEPQREELTEQLWKQGWDILFFAGHSSSQKNGGTGQIYINQTESLSIEELKYGLKKAVERGLKIAIFNSCDGLGLAKDLASLHIPQIIVMREPVPDKVAQEFLKSFLEAFARGESFYLAVREARERLQGLEAKFPCATWLPIVCQNPAVLPPTWQGIVGKRKEEFPILDSPLPSPSRTSQTQPQTWRGRLRAALLASVAIASLIAGVRHQGMLQSIELKAFDQILTRRPDEKPDPRLLVITITEADVQAQNPEQRRGSLSDPALNQLLQKLEQYKPRAIGLDIYRDFPALPSQKDLANRLRQSDRLIGICKVSDPQAEEPGIPPPPEIPTERLGFSDFMVDSDGVVRRHLLSLKPDPASPCTAYYAFSAQLAFRYLAAEGIVPTINSEGFLQLGKVVFKPLESFTGGYQGTDAWGHQVLLNYRSHRSPENIADRVTLREVLNGQIDPNSIKDRIVLIGTSANSFHDYWLTPYSQGQWAEKQMPGVFVQAQMVSQMISAVKDGRSLLWVWPQWGEVFWIWGWSLLGGLFVCYLKSPVHLGIAIAAAQILLYGLCLALLIQSGCWVPLVPPALALVASSTSVAVYATFRARR; this is encoded by the coding sequence ATGTTACCTCCCGCTCCAGAAATTCCCCAACACTACACCATCTGGACAACCGCTTATCGTCGCTTGGGAGTGCCCTACAGACTAGAAGCAAAAATTAGTCAACCGACTAATGTTGCCAAGATTGATGACTGTAGTTTGGCAGCCAATGTATTGCGCGATCGCTTAAATGTCTGGCTGAATTCGGAGCCGTTTCGGGCAATTCGAGAAAAACTCTTAGAACAATTAGTTCCTGCCGATGAAATTCGGTTCATTATCCAAACCGAAGACGTTCAGCTACGGAAATTACCTTGGCATCTTTGGGAATTATGCGATCGCTACCCAAAAGCCGAAATTGCCTTAAGTGCCCCAGTCTACGAACGTGTAGAACAACTCTCATCGCCCATCGAGAAGGTGAGAATTTTAGCAATTTTGGGGAATAGTACGGGAATTAATACCCAAGCCGATCGGATTTTATTAGAGCAATTACCTGATGCAGAAGTCAGATTTCTGGTAGAACCACAACGGGAAGAATTAACCGAACAGCTTTGGAAACAAGGCTGGGATATTTTATTTTTTGCGGGTCATAGTTCCAGCCAGAAGAATGGCGGGACGGGACAAATTTATATTAATCAAACAGAAAGTTTATCAATAGAAGAACTTAAATATGGATTAAAAAAAGCGGTTGAACGCGGGTTGAAAATCGCGATTTTTAACTCTTGCGATGGGTTAGGTTTGGCAAAAGATTTGGCTTCTTTACATATTCCGCAAATTATTGTGATGCGGGAACCCGTACCGGATAAGGTTGCACAAGAATTTTTGAAGTCTTTTCTCGAAGCCTTTGCTCGTGGTGAGTCGTTTTATTTAGCAGTACGGGAAGCACGGGAAAGATTGCAAGGACTAGAAGCTAAATTTCCTTGCGCGACTTGGTTGCCAATCGTTTGCCAAAATCCGGCTGTGTTGCCACCGACTTGGCAAGGAATTGTTGGAAAAAGGAAAGAAGAATTCCCGATTCTCGATTCCCCACTACCATCCCCCTCCCGAACCTCCCAGACTCAACCTCAAACCTGGCGGGGACGACTGCGGGCAGCGTTGCTTGCCAGCGTAGCGATCGCATCATTGATTGCGGGGGTGCGGCATCAGGGAATGCTGCAATCAATAGAACTAAAAGCTTTTGACCAAATACTGACCAGGCGACCCGATGAAAAGCCAGATCCGCGCCTTTTGGTGATTACCATTACTGAAGCAGATGTTCAAGCTCAGAATCCAGAACAGAGGCGTGGGTCGTTGTCAGATCCGGCACTCAATCAACTGTTGCAGAAACTAGAGCAGTATAAACCGCGAGCGATTGGCTTAGATATTTATCGAGATTTTCCCGCATTACCCAGTCAGAAAGATTTAGCCAATCGGTTACGCCAAAGCGATCGCTTAATTGGTATTTGCAAAGTCAGCGATCCTCAGGCGGAGGAACCGGGGATTCCACCACCACCGGAAATCCCGACAGAACGCTTAGGGTTTAGTGATTTCATGGTCGATTCGGATGGAGTGGTTCGTCGCCATCTGTTATCGCTGAAACCAGACCCCGCCTCTCCCTGTACGGCTTACTACGCCTTCAGCGCCCAATTGGCATTCCGTTATTTAGCGGCAGAAGGCATTGTACCGACGATTAATTCAGAGGGGTTCTTGCAACTGGGTAAGGTGGTTTTTAAGCCTTTGGAGAGTTTTACAGGTGGCTACCAAGGAACCGATGCCTGGGGTCATCAAGTATTGCTGAATTATCGCTCCCACCGCTCCCCGGAAAATATTGCGGATCGAGTGACCCTCAGAGAAGTTCTCAACGGTCAGATCGATCCCAATTCCATCAAGGATCGGATTGTTTTGATCGGCACGAGTGCTAACAGTTTTCATGACTATTGGCTCACACCCTACAGTCAAGGTCAGTGGGCTGAAAAGCAAATGCCGGGAGTATTTGTGCAAGCGCAAATGGTGAGTCAAATGATTAGTGCAGTGAAAGATGGGCGATCGCTATTATGGGTGTGGCCTCAGTGGGGCGAAGTTTTTTGGATTTGGGGCTGGTCTTTACTGGGAGGGTTGTTCGTCTGCTATCTGAAGTCCCCGGTCCACTTAGGGATAGCGATCGCCGCCGCACAAATCTTGTTGTATGGTTTATGCTTGGCACTGTTAATCCAAAGCGGTTGTTGGGTGCCTTTGGTTCCACCAGCGCTAGCCTTGGTAGCGAGCAGCACCAGCGTAGCCGTGTATGCAACCTTTCGAGCTAGACGATAG
- a CDS encoding sigma-70 family RNA polymerase sigma factor translates to MDGLESKLRYLVKEACMHPHGSAQRQKNLTRVIRLIAHKLWKEYTPYYEDALQQTWVYFCQNICEGNTGEAYDPNRSSVITWLNTYLKRRLQDFYIDGKKQESRTVTGQAKRSKSGDIGETTDPVDSLEATPDVPPLLDDIIKWVEADSQGELRRTHIAGRPEVNAQALILRRLPPEAGWKELSAEFNLPISTLSSFYQRQCIPRLRKFGESEGYL, encoded by the coding sequence ATGGATGGACTAGAGTCAAAGCTTCGCTATCTGGTGAAAGAAGCCTGTATGCACCCGCATGGAAGTGCCCAGCGCCAGAAAAACTTAACTAGGGTGATCCGCTTAATCGCACACAAGCTTTGGAAAGAATATACGCCTTACTATGAAGATGCACTGCAACAGACCTGGGTGTATTTCTGTCAAAACATCTGTGAAGGAAATACTGGCGAAGCTTATGACCCGAATCGCAGCAGTGTCATCACCTGGCTGAATACCTACCTGAAACGGCGGCTTCAAGATTTCTATATTGACGGTAAAAAACAAGAATCGAGAACCGTTACAGGTCAAGCCAAAAGGTCAAAGTCGGGCGATATCGGTGAAACGACTGACCCGGTGGATAGTCTGGAAGCCACTCCGGATGTTCCCCCCTTGTTGGACGACATCATAAAGTGGGTGGAAGCCGATTCTCAAGGGGAGTTGCGCCGCACGCACATTGCCGGTCGTCCCGAAGTGAATGCTCAAGCGTTAATCTTGCGACGCTTACCCCCAGAAGCCGGTTGGAAAGAGCTTTCAGCGGAATTTAACCTCCCCATTTCCACATTGAGCAGTTTTTATCAGCGCCAATGTATCCCTCGCTTGCGTAAATTTGGTGAATCGGAGGGATATCTATAA
- a CDS encoding calcium-binding protein — MAIINGTIYNDTLNGTAYNDSIYAKDGNDTVYGGSGNDYIDGWYGNDNLYGQDGNDTILGYYGDDYINGGYGNDSLYGEVGNDHMDGWYGDDYLSGGAGNDTMLGYYGNDSLYGGTGSDKLYGEAGKDYLNGYGGTVGEYDTLSGGSEGDTFVLGTASSVSYLGAGYATITDFKWNEGDKIQVKGSYTDYTLNKSYDFGGTTALDTALYKGNDLIAVVQDTTNVYASADFVSV, encoded by the coding sequence ATGGCGATTATCAACGGCACCATTTACAACGACACACTCAACGGCACCGCTTACAATGATTCCATTTACGCCAAAGACGGGAACGATACAGTTTATGGCGGAAGTGGCAATGACTACATTGATGGCTGGTATGGCAACGACAACCTCTATGGTCAAGATGGCAATGACACCATCCTCGGCTACTACGGCGATGACTACATCAATGGCGGCTACGGCAACGACAGTCTCTATGGCGAAGTAGGCAACGACCACATGGATGGCTGGTATGGGGATGACTACCTATCCGGTGGTGCAGGCAACGACACGATGCTGGGCTACTATGGCAACGACAGCCTGTATGGCGGCACTGGCAGTGACAAACTCTATGGCGAAGCCGGTAAGGACTACCTGAATGGTTATGGCGGCACGGTTGGTGAATACGATACCTTGAGTGGTGGCAGCGAAGGTGACACCTTCGTTCTGGGTACCGCTAGTAGTGTCTCCTACCTGGGTGCTGGCTACGCAACCATCACTGACTTCAAGTGGAATGAGGGCGACAAGATTCAGGTCAAGGGCAGCTACACTGACTACACGCTCAATAAGAGCTATGACTTCGGAGGCACCACGGCGCTGGATACAGCACTCTATAAGGGCAATGACTTGATTGCGGTGGTTCAGGATACGACCAATGTTTACGCTTCTGCTGACTTTGTCAGCGTCTAG
- a CDS encoding DUF1822 family protein — MTFNPHELEDFALPLPITQAARTIAQQFATQQPTPHKAEQVLLNTLSVCVVNDYLQMMGIPTNLAASDSWNPIVRLCSDVADLEVRGLGRLECRPLRSTEQICHIPPEVWSDRIGYVMVQIDESMRQASVLGFTPSVTTSELSIGQLRSPEDLLDRLQELMHPITAAASSLTPAFRRTQANLSQWFNNVFEAGWQTVETLLTPTSNLAFSFRGDVLAPSLEQPEAAVRKAKLIDLGVEIADLFVALVVEINPESEEKTNILLQVHPMGNQVYLPPSLQLIVLDESGSNFLEAESRDADDYIQLEFSGNSGEQFSVRVALGNASIQEDFVI, encoded by the coding sequence ATGACTTTTAACCCCCACGAACTAGAAGATTTTGCCCTACCGTTACCGATTACCCAAGCCGCACGCACAATAGCACAGCAGTTTGCCACTCAGCAGCCGACGCCGCACAAAGCAGAGCAAGTTCTGTTGAATACCCTATCTGTCTGTGTGGTCAATGATTACTTGCAGATGATGGGGATTCCCACCAATCTTGCAGCCAGTGATAGCTGGAATCCCATCGTGCGCTTATGTTCTGATGTAGCTGACCTAGAAGTGCGGGGACTTGGTCGCTTAGAATGTCGTCCGTTGAGAAGCACCGAACAAATCTGCCACATTCCCCCCGAAGTTTGGTCAGATCGAATTGGCTATGTGATGGTTCAAATCGATGAATCGATGCGACAGGCAAGTGTGTTGGGATTTACCCCCAGCGTTACTACCTCAGAGTTGTCGATCGGTCAATTGCGATCGCCTGAAGATTTACTCGATCGCTTGCAGGAATTAATGCATCCGATTACAGCGGCTGCATCGTCCCTCACCCCTGCCTTCCGCAGAACCCAAGCCAACTTGAGCCAATGGTTCAACAATGTTTTTGAAGCCGGTTGGCAAACCGTTGAAACTTTGTTAACGCCAACATCAAATCTAGCCTTTAGTTTTAGAGGCGATGTACTTGCTCCCAGTTTGGAACAGCCAGAAGCTGCCGTTCGCAAAGCAAAATTGATAGACTTAGGGGTAGAGATTGCCGACCTTTTTGTTGCTTTAGTTGTTGAAATCAATCCAGAATCTGAAGAAAAAACGAATATTCTTCTTCAGGTGCATCCTATGGGTAATCAAGTTTATTTACCCCCTTCCCTCCAATTGATTGTCCTCGATGAATCTGGCTCTAATTTTCTAGAAGCTGAGTCAAGAGATGCAGATGATTACATTCAATTAGAGTTTAGTGGCAATTCTGGAGAACAGTTTAGCGTTAGAGTCGCTTTGGGGAATGCCAGCATTCAAGAAGACTTTGTTATTTAG
- a CDS encoding calcium-binding protein: MALINGTLGNDPNLTGGTENDTINGFAGNDNLYGGNGIDTLNGGEGNDTLVGGAGFDTLTGGPGADIFVFKGYINHTPPSGGVVHVQSADGFDTITDFNPDQDAIKAFVSEPGIPPHFKHVTGPPIIPPGDVLGALTNSGFVSTFPTLDLSSFLIDRISYVNQFESGFNPIFTQSLLF, from the coding sequence ATGGCACTTATCAATGGCACTTTGGGAAACGACCCTAATTTGACGGGAGGCACAGAAAATGACACCATCAATGGTTTTGCCGGAAACGATAACCTCTATGGCGGCAATGGCATAGATACCCTCAACGGTGGAGAAGGCAATGATACCTTAGTTGGAGGTGCTGGCTTTGACACTCTCACGGGCGGTCCTGGCGCTGATATCTTTGTATTTAAAGGCTATATTAACCACACTCCACCGTCGGGCGGCGTTGTCCATGTTCAGAGTGCGGATGGTTTTGACACCATTACAGACTTTAATCCAGATCAGGATGCTATCAAAGCATTTGTTTCTGAGCCTGGTATTCCTCCCCATTTTAAACACGTTACAGGCCCACCCATCATACCTCCAGGGGATGTTCTTGGCGCGCTGACAAATAGCGGCTTTGTCAGCACATTTCCAACGCTTGACCTTAGTAGTTTTTTGATCGATCGCATAAGTTACGTAAATCAATTTGAGTCGGGATTTAACCCAATTTTCACACAATCGCTGCTGTTTTAA
- a CDS encoding DUF928 domain-containing protein translates to MKFPFKQIILARAIAQRAKPYILHLKNLSPHEPFLPGNGEPNSPRLAGEGLGERSPNTSGAKWHTLFLVAFIGSLTQIPVKPAFAEVLTVQSNAPPPPADRSAPAGRRQGGASRSPGTLLFKAPPPPADRSAPAGRQRGGASRGTCPAAIGEEPLTALVPATQTSLNEGQSGNSPLKTFESVWALTAAEAPTFWYYIPYALTPDLPVEFILQDDQGNNVYQTKFIASQKQPGVVKVRLPATIAPLKVGKMYRWFFMIDCDPDAPPLVEGSVQRIAPSATLMSQLQKATPRERVVLYAKQGIWHDALTALAELRSANPNDAALTNDWVSLLNSGGLEAIAQEPVIDCCTAQQQ, encoded by the coding sequence ATGAAGTTCCCTTTTAAACAGATAATCCTTGCCAGAGCGATCGCGCAGCGTGCCAAACCTTATATCTTGCACCTGAAAAACCTAAGCCCCCATGAGCCTTTCCTACCAGGGAACGGGGAGCCGAACTCCCCTCGCCTTGCAGGAGAGGGGTTGGGGGAGAGGTCTCCTAATACAAGCGGTGCCAAATGGCATACCCTCTTCCTGGTTGCTTTTATCGGCAGTTTGACACAAATCCCCGTAAAACCTGCTTTCGCAGAAGTCTTAACCGTACAGTCCAACGCGCCACCACCACCAGCAGACCGTAGCGCCCCCGCTGGACGACGGCAAGGAGGCGCTAGCCGTAGCCCTGGCACCCTTCTGTTCAAGGCACCCCCACCACCAGCAGACCGCAGCGCCCCCGCTGGACGACAGCGAGGAGGGGCTAGCCGTGGTACGTGTCCAGCCGCGATCGGCGAGGAGCCTCTGACTGCCTTGGTGCCTGCGACTCAGACAAGTTTGAATGAAGGACAATCTGGGAACTCACCCTTAAAAACCTTTGAGTCCGTATGGGCATTAACGGCTGCTGAGGCTCCTACCTTTTGGTATTACATTCCTTATGCGCTCACACCCGACCTGCCTGTGGAATTCATCCTACAGGATGACCAAGGTAACAATGTCTATCAAACCAAGTTCATCGCATCCCAAAAGCAGCCTGGTGTAGTCAAAGTGCGTCTTCCGGCTACAATAGCGCCCCTAAAAGTGGGCAAGATGTACCGTTGGTTTTTCATGATTGATTGCGATCCGGATGCTCCACCCTTGGTTGAAGGATCGGTTCAACGGATTGCACCTTCTGCCACTTTGATGAGTCAGTTACAGAAAGCAACCCCACGGGAACGTGTGGTTCTTTATGCCAAACAAGGAATCTGGCATGATGCCCTCACTGCTCTTGCTGAACTCCGGAGTGCGAATCCCAACGATGCTGCCCTCACGAATGATTGGGTAAGTTTATTAAACTCTGGTGGCTTGGAAGCGATCGCTCAAGAACCTGTAATTGATTGCTGTACCGCTCAACAACAGTAA
- a CDS encoding calcium-binding protein — translation MAIINGTAYNDNNTYNGPGYPFNYHGQIIGTAYDDSIYAGAGDDIVKAGAGNDYVDGWTGNDSLYGEDGNDTILGYDGDDYINGGYGNDSLYGEVGNDHMDGWYGDDYLSGGAGNDTMLGYYGNDSLYGGTGSDKLYGEAGKDYLNGYGGTVGEYDTLSGGSEGDTFVLGTAYGGVSYLGGGYATITDFKWNEGDKIQVKGSYTDYTLSKSYDFGGTTALDTAIYKGNDLIAVVQDTTNVYASADFVSV, via the coding sequence ATGGCGATTATTAACGGCACCGCTTACAACGACAACAACACCTACAACGGCCCCGGCTATCCTTTCAACTATCACGGTCAGATCATCGGCACTGCCTACGACGATTCTATCTATGCTGGAGCCGGTGACGATATTGTGAAAGCTGGCGCAGGCAATGACTACGTAGATGGTTGGACTGGCAACGACAGCCTCTATGGTGAAGATGGTAATGACACTATCCTCGGCTATGACGGCGATGACTACATCAATGGCGGCTACGGCAACGACAGCCTCTATGGCGAAGTAGGCAACGACCACATGGATGGCTGGTATGGGGATGACTACCTATCCGGTGGTGCAGGCAACGACACGATGCTGGGCTACTATGGCAACGACAGCCTGTATGGCGGCACTGGCAGTGACAAACTCTATGGCGAAGCCGGTAAGGACTACCTGAATGGTTATGGCGGCACGGTTGGTGAATACGATACCTTGAGTGGTGGCAGCGAGGGTGACACCTTCGTGCTAGGTACCGCTTACGGTGGCGTCTCCTACCTGGGTGGTGGCTACGCAACCATCACTGACTTCAAGTGGAATGAGGGCGACAAGATTCAGGTCAAGGGCAGCTACACTGACTACACCCTGAGTAAGAGCTATGACTTCGGAGGCACCACGGCGCTGGATACGGCAATCTATAAGGGCAATGACTTGATTGCGGTGGTTCAGGATACGACCAATGTTTACGCTTCTGCTGACTTTGTCAGCGTTTAG